A window of the Lactuca sativa cultivar Salinas chromosome 7, Lsat_Salinas_v11, whole genome shotgun sequence genome harbors these coding sequences:
- the LOC111898452 gene encoding glutathione S-transferase T1 produces MTLKVYADRFSQPCRAILIFCKINGIDFEEITIEVLKLQQFTPEYKEINPMSEVPAIVDGGFKLFESHAILIYLACTNPGVADHWYPADIFKRTKIHSLLDWHHSHLRRGATGLVYNTILAPLYGLPSNPRAVDEAKKILPKSLSILDDFWLQGSGQFLLGNSEPSIADLSLVCEIMQLEFLSEKDYLRILSPYKKVLQWIKDTKNATAPYFDEIHMTLFNAQKGIREHMLTQSVSSPEGGRKSEVYSEM; encoded by the exons GATAAATGGGATAGATTTTGAAGAAATCACAATAGAAGTCCTGAAACTTCAACAATTCACTCCGGAATATAAAG AAATAAACCCAATGTCGGAAGTTCCAGCAATCGTTGATGGAGGATTCAAGTTGTTTGAGAG TCATGCTATTCTTATCTACCTAGCTTGTACAAATCCAGGAGTAGCAGATCACTG GTATCCTGCTGATATATTCAAAAGAACAAAGATCCACTCTCTCTTAGACTGGCATCATTCCCATCTCCGTCGTGGTGCAA CTGGACTTGTATACAACACGATACTAGCTCCTTTATATGGATTACCTTCGAATCCTAGAGCAGTTGATGAAGCTAAGAAGATACTTCCGAAATCTTTGTCTATATTAGATGACTTTTGGCTACAAGGATCCGGCCAGTTTCTGCTTGGAAATTCTGAACCATCAATAGCGGATCTCAGCTTAGTATGTGAAATCATGCAACTAGAG TTTCTAAGTGAGAAGGACTACCTTAGAATATTAAGTCCTTACAAGAAAGTTTTGCAGTGGATTAAAGATACAAAGAATGCTACTGCACCTTATTTTGATGAAATCCATATGACTCTGTTTAATGCTCAAAAAGGAATCCGAGAGCATATGCTCACACAATCAGTTAGTAGCCCTGAGGGTGGAAGGAAAAGTGAAGTGTATTCAGAGATGTGA